In the genome of Vanacampus margaritifer isolate UIUO_Vmar chromosome 1, RoL_Vmar_1.0, whole genome shotgun sequence, one region contains:
- the LOC144036894 gene encoding putative tubulin polyglutamylase TTLL9 isoform X2: MEGRYVVRYKCSQIGPIQDVLRQRPGWVEVKDDCEWDFHWCGVGWLKENLYMEEHVRVNHFRNHYELTRKDFMLKNLKRFKKNLEREASCMEGSKCDFFPCTFAMPNEYHLFVEEFKRNPGSTWIMKPHDGTRSEEQKDAAQVESYVAQRYIENPYLLGGKSLTQKSNYTKQMYCTIYLLIHYLFTGRKFDLRVYVMVTSYFPLKAWLYREGFARLSSTRFSLSSIDDKYVHLTNVAVQKTAPDYDPEKGCKWKIQKLRRYLTAKHGRQAVETLFKEMDNIFISSLQSVQKIIINDKHCFELYGYDILLDESLKPWLIEVNASPSLAPSSQEDYDMKYSLLEDTVNIVDMEGRLTGKEKRVGGYDLVWNDGPVYSEDVDSEIFGCSCLKANTYLGCVNDREHQLNSLLKTFPGQKRT, translated from the exons AT ggaaGGAAGATATGTGGTGCGCTACAAGTGTAGTCAGATTGGCCCTATACAGGATGTCTTGAGGCAAAGGCCAGGCTGGGTTGAAGTCAAAGA TGATTGTGAATGGGATTTCCACTGGTGTGGCGTGGGCTGGCTCAAGGAGAATTTGTACATGGAGGAACATGTCAGAGTCAACCATTTCCGCAACCATTATGAG CTGACCCGCAAAGACTTCAtgctgaaaaatctgaaaagatTCAAAAAGAATCTTGAAAGGGAGGCCAGCTGCATGGAGGGCTCCAAATGTGATTTCTTCCCCTGCACCTTCGCAATGCCTAATGAGTATCATCTCTTCGTGGAGGAGTTCAAAAGAAACCCTGGCAGCACCTGGATCATGAAGCCA CATGATGGCACCCGCTCAGAGGAGCAGAAAGATGCAGCTCAAGTGGAAAGCTATGTGGCACAACGCTACATTGAGAACCCCTACCTACTTGGTGGCAAGTCACTGACTCAAAAATCGAATTATACAAAGCAAATGTATTGCACTATATATTTACTGATTCACTACCTCTTCACAGGTAGGAAGTTTGATCTGCGGGTCTACGTGATGGTTACATCA TATTTTCCCTTGAAGGCATGGCTGTATCGAGAGGGATTTGCTCGCCTCTCAAGCACACGTTTCTCCCTGAGTAGTATTGATGACAAGT ATGTGCATCTCACTAATGTGGCTGTACAAAAAACAGCACCTGACTATGATCCAGAAAAA GGTTGTAAATGGAAGATACAGAAGCTCCGCAGGTACCTGACTGCAAAGCATGGAAGGCAGGCGGTGGAAACTCTGTTCAAAGAGATGGATAACATCTTCATCAGCAGCCTTCAAAGTGTGCAGAAGATCATTATAAATGACAAACACTGCTTTGAGCTCTATGGCTATGACATTTTGTTGGATGAGAGCCTCAAACC GTGGTTAATTGAAGTGAATGCCTCGCCATCACTTGCACCTAGTAGCCAGGAGGATTACGATATGAAGTACAGCCTGCTGGAAGACACTGTGAATATTGTGGATATGGAGGGAAG GTTGACTGGAAAGGAGAAAAGGGTGGGTGGATATGACCTCGTGTGGAATGACGGGCCTGTCTATAGCGAGGACGTCGACTCAGAAATATTTGGCTGTTCATGTTTAAAAGCCAACACATACTTGG GTTGTGTCAATGACAGGGAACACCAGTTAAATTCTCTCCTGAAAACATTTCCTGGCCAGAAAAGGACATAA
- the LOC144036894 gene encoding putative tubulin polyglutamylase TTLL9 isoform X5 encodes MEGRYVVRYKCSQIGPIQDVLRQRPGWVEVKDDCEWDFHWCGVGWLKENLYMEEHVRVNHFRNHYELTRKDFMLKNLKRFKKNLEREASCMEGSKCDFFPCTFAMPNEYHLFVEEFKRNPGSTWIMKPHDGTRSEEQKDAAQVESYVAQRYIENPYLLGGRKFDLRVYVMVTSYFPLKAWLYREGFARLSSTRFSLSSIDDKYVHLTNVAVQKTAPDYDPEKGCKWKIQKLRRYLTAKHGRQAVETLFKEMDNIFISSLQSVQKIIINDKHCFELYGYDILLDESLKPWLIEVNASPSLAPSSQEDYDMKYSLLEDTVNIVDMEGRLTGKEKRVGGYDLVWNDGPVYSEDVDSEIFGCSCLKANTYLGCVNDREHQLNSLLKTFPGQKRT; translated from the exons AT ggaaGGAAGATATGTGGTGCGCTACAAGTGTAGTCAGATTGGCCCTATACAGGATGTCTTGAGGCAAAGGCCAGGCTGGGTTGAAGTCAAAGA TGATTGTGAATGGGATTTCCACTGGTGTGGCGTGGGCTGGCTCAAGGAGAATTTGTACATGGAGGAACATGTCAGAGTCAACCATTTCCGCAACCATTATGAG CTGACCCGCAAAGACTTCAtgctgaaaaatctgaaaagatTCAAAAAGAATCTTGAAAGGGAGGCCAGCTGCATGGAGGGCTCCAAATGTGATTTCTTCCCCTGCACCTTCGCAATGCCTAATGAGTATCATCTCTTCGTGGAGGAGTTCAAAAGAAACCCTGGCAGCACCTGGATCATGAAGCCA CATGATGGCACCCGCTCAGAGGAGCAGAAAGATGCAGCTCAAGTGGAAAGCTATGTGGCACAACGCTACATTGAGAACCCCTACCTACTTGGTG GTAGGAAGTTTGATCTGCGGGTCTACGTGATGGTTACATCA TATTTTCCCTTGAAGGCATGGCTGTATCGAGAGGGATTTGCTCGCCTCTCAAGCACACGTTTCTCCCTGAGTAGTATTGATGACAAGT ATGTGCATCTCACTAATGTGGCTGTACAAAAAACAGCACCTGACTATGATCCAGAAAAA GGTTGTAAATGGAAGATACAGAAGCTCCGCAGGTACCTGACTGCAAAGCATGGAAGGCAGGCGGTGGAAACTCTGTTCAAAGAGATGGATAACATCTTCATCAGCAGCCTTCAAAGTGTGCAGAAGATCATTATAAATGACAAACACTGCTTTGAGCTCTATGGCTATGACATTTTGTTGGATGAGAGCCTCAAACC GTGGTTAATTGAAGTGAATGCCTCGCCATCACTTGCACCTAGTAGCCAGGAGGATTACGATATGAAGTACAGCCTGCTGGAAGACACTGTGAATATTGTGGATATGGAGGGAAG GTTGACTGGAAAGGAGAAAAGGGTGGGTGGATATGACCTCGTGTGGAATGACGGGCCTGTCTATAGCGAGGACGTCGACTCAGAAATATTTGGCTGTTCATGTTTAAAAGCCAACACATACTTGG GTTGTGTCAATGACAGGGAACACCAGTTAAATTCTCTCCTGAAAACATTTCCTGGCCAGAAAAGGACATAA
- the LOC144036894 gene encoding putative tubulin polyglutamylase TTLL9 isoform X4 produces MEGRYVVRYKCSQIGPIQDVLRQRPGWVEVKDDCEWDFHWCGVGWLKENLYMEEHVRVNHFRNHYELTRKDFMLKNLKRFKKNLEREASCMEGSKCDFFPCTFAMPNEYHLFVEEFKRNPGSTWIMKPAAKSQGAGIFLFKKLKDIMEWRKHDGTRSEEQKDAAQVESYVAQRYIENPYLLGGRKFDLRVYVMVTSYFPLKAWLYREGFARLSSTRFSLSSIDDKYVHLTNVAVQKTAPDYDPEKGCKWKIQKLRRYLTAKHGRQAVETLFKEMDNIFISSLQSVQKIIINDKHCFELYGYDILLDESLKPWLIEVNASPSLAPSSQEDYDMKYSLLEDTVNIVDMEGRLTGKEKRVGGYDLVWNDGPVYSEDVDSEIFGCSCLKANTYLGCVNDREHQLNSLLKTFPGQKRT; encoded by the exons AT ggaaGGAAGATATGTGGTGCGCTACAAGTGTAGTCAGATTGGCCCTATACAGGATGTCTTGAGGCAAAGGCCAGGCTGGGTTGAAGTCAAAGA TGATTGTGAATGGGATTTCCACTGGTGTGGCGTGGGCTGGCTCAAGGAGAATTTGTACATGGAGGAACATGTCAGAGTCAACCATTTCCGCAACCATTATGAG CTGACCCGCAAAGACTTCAtgctgaaaaatctgaaaagatTCAAAAAGAATCTTGAAAGGGAGGCCAGCTGCATGGAGGGCTCCAAATGTGATTTCTTCCCCTGCACCTTCGCAATGCCTAATGAGTATCATCTCTTCGTGGAGGAGTTCAAAAGAAACCCTGGCAGCACCTGGATCATGAAGCCA GCAGCAAAATCTCAAGGGGCAGGCatattcctttttaaaaaactaaaagacaTCATGGAATGGAGAAAG CATGATGGCACCCGCTCAGAGGAGCAGAAAGATGCAGCTCAAGTGGAAAGCTATGTGGCACAACGCTACATTGAGAACCCCTACCTACTTGGTG GTAGGAAGTTTGATCTGCGGGTCTACGTGATGGTTACATCA TATTTTCCCTTGAAGGCATGGCTGTATCGAGAGGGATTTGCTCGCCTCTCAAGCACACGTTTCTCCCTGAGTAGTATTGATGACAAGT ATGTGCATCTCACTAATGTGGCTGTACAAAAAACAGCACCTGACTATGATCCAGAAAAA GGTTGTAAATGGAAGATACAGAAGCTCCGCAGGTACCTGACTGCAAAGCATGGAAGGCAGGCGGTGGAAACTCTGTTCAAAGAGATGGATAACATCTTCATCAGCAGCCTTCAAAGTGTGCAGAAGATCATTATAAATGACAAACACTGCTTTGAGCTCTATGGCTATGACATTTTGTTGGATGAGAGCCTCAAACC GTGGTTAATTGAAGTGAATGCCTCGCCATCACTTGCACCTAGTAGCCAGGAGGATTACGATATGAAGTACAGCCTGCTGGAAGACACTGTGAATATTGTGGATATGGAGGGAAG GTTGACTGGAAAGGAGAAAAGGGTGGGTGGATATGACCTCGTGTGGAATGACGGGCCTGTCTATAGCGAGGACGTCGACTCAGAAATATTTGGCTGTTCATGTTTAAAAGCCAACACATACTTGG GTTGTGTCAATGACAGGGAACACCAGTTAAATTCTCTCCTGAAAACATTTCCTGGCCAGAAAAGGACATAA
- the LOC144036894 gene encoding putative tubulin polyglutamylase TTLL9 isoform X1 — protein sequence MEGRYVVRYKCSQIGPIQDVLRQRPGWVEVKDDCEWDFHWCGVGWLKENLYMEEHVRVNHFRNHYELTRKDFMLKNLKRFKKNLEREASCMEGSKCDFFPCTFAMPNEYHLFVEEFKRNPGSTWIMKPAAKSQGAGIFLFKKLKDIMEWRKHDGTRSEEQKDAAQVESYVAQRYIENPYLLGGKSLTQKSNYTKQMYCTIYLLIHYLFTGRKFDLRVYVMVTSYFPLKAWLYREGFARLSSTRFSLSSIDDKYVHLTNVAVQKTAPDYDPEKGCKWKIQKLRRYLTAKHGRQAVETLFKEMDNIFISSLQSVQKIIINDKHCFELYGYDILLDESLKPWLIEVNASPSLAPSSQEDYDMKYSLLEDTVNIVDMEGRLTGKEKRVGGYDLVWNDGPVYSEDVDSEIFGCSCLKANTYLGCVNDREHQLNSLLKTFPGQKRT from the exons AT ggaaGGAAGATATGTGGTGCGCTACAAGTGTAGTCAGATTGGCCCTATACAGGATGTCTTGAGGCAAAGGCCAGGCTGGGTTGAAGTCAAAGA TGATTGTGAATGGGATTTCCACTGGTGTGGCGTGGGCTGGCTCAAGGAGAATTTGTACATGGAGGAACATGTCAGAGTCAACCATTTCCGCAACCATTATGAG CTGACCCGCAAAGACTTCAtgctgaaaaatctgaaaagatTCAAAAAGAATCTTGAAAGGGAGGCCAGCTGCATGGAGGGCTCCAAATGTGATTTCTTCCCCTGCACCTTCGCAATGCCTAATGAGTATCATCTCTTCGTGGAGGAGTTCAAAAGAAACCCTGGCAGCACCTGGATCATGAAGCCA GCAGCAAAATCTCAAGGGGCAGGCatattcctttttaaaaaactaaaagacaTCATGGAATGGAGAAAG CATGATGGCACCCGCTCAGAGGAGCAGAAAGATGCAGCTCAAGTGGAAAGCTATGTGGCACAACGCTACATTGAGAACCCCTACCTACTTGGTGGCAAGTCACTGACTCAAAAATCGAATTATACAAAGCAAATGTATTGCACTATATATTTACTGATTCACTACCTCTTCACAGGTAGGAAGTTTGATCTGCGGGTCTACGTGATGGTTACATCA TATTTTCCCTTGAAGGCATGGCTGTATCGAGAGGGATTTGCTCGCCTCTCAAGCACACGTTTCTCCCTGAGTAGTATTGATGACAAGT ATGTGCATCTCACTAATGTGGCTGTACAAAAAACAGCACCTGACTATGATCCAGAAAAA GGTTGTAAATGGAAGATACAGAAGCTCCGCAGGTACCTGACTGCAAAGCATGGAAGGCAGGCGGTGGAAACTCTGTTCAAAGAGATGGATAACATCTTCATCAGCAGCCTTCAAAGTGTGCAGAAGATCATTATAAATGACAAACACTGCTTTGAGCTCTATGGCTATGACATTTTGTTGGATGAGAGCCTCAAACC GTGGTTAATTGAAGTGAATGCCTCGCCATCACTTGCACCTAGTAGCCAGGAGGATTACGATATGAAGTACAGCCTGCTGGAAGACACTGTGAATATTGTGGATATGGAGGGAAG GTTGACTGGAAAGGAGAAAAGGGTGGGTGGATATGACCTCGTGTGGAATGACGGGCCTGTCTATAGCGAGGACGTCGACTCAGAAATATTTGGCTGTTCATGTTTAAAAGCCAACACATACTTGG GTTGTGTCAATGACAGGGAACACCAGTTAAATTCTCTCCTGAAAACATTTCCTGGCCAGAAAAGGACATAA
- the LOC144036894 gene encoding putative tubulin polyglutamylase TTLL9 isoform X3 produces MIVNGISTGVAWAGSRRICTWRNMSESTISATIMSYMLFFIQLTRKDFMLKNLKRFKKNLEREASCMEGSKCDFFPCTFAMPNEYHLFVEEFKRNPGSTWIMKPAAKSQGAGIFLFKKLKDIMEWRKHDGTRSEEQKDAAQVESYVAQRYIENPYLLGGKSLTQKSNYTKQMYCTIYLLIHYLFTGRKFDLRVYVMVTSYFPLKAWLYREGFARLSSTRFSLSSIDDKYVHLTNVAVQKTAPDYDPEKGCKWKIQKLRRYLTAKHGRQAVETLFKEMDNIFISSLQSVQKIIINDKHCFELYGYDILLDESLKPWLIEVNASPSLAPSSQEDYDMKYSLLEDTVNIVDMEGRLTGKEKRVGGYDLVWNDGPVYSEDVDSEIFGCSCLKANTYLGCVNDREHQLNSLLKTFPGQKRT; encoded by the exons A TGATTGTGAATGGGATTTCCACTGGTGTGGCGTGGGCTGGCTCAAGGAGAATTTGTACATGGAGGAACATGTCAGAGTCAACCATTTCCGCAACCATTATGAG TTACATGTTATTTTTCATTCAGCTGACCCGCAAAGACTTCAtgctgaaaaatctgaaaagatTCAAAAAGAATCTTGAAAGGGAGGCCAGCTGCATGGAGGGCTCCAAATGTGATTTCTTCCCCTGCACCTTCGCAATGCCTAATGAGTATCATCTCTTCGTGGAGGAGTTCAAAAGAAACCCTGGCAGCACCTGGATCATGAAGCCA GCAGCAAAATCTCAAGGGGCAGGCatattcctttttaaaaaactaaaagacaTCATGGAATGGAGAAAG CATGATGGCACCCGCTCAGAGGAGCAGAAAGATGCAGCTCAAGTGGAAAGCTATGTGGCACAACGCTACATTGAGAACCCCTACCTACTTGGTGGCAAGTCACTGACTCAAAAATCGAATTATACAAAGCAAATGTATTGCACTATATATTTACTGATTCACTACCTCTTCACAGGTAGGAAGTTTGATCTGCGGGTCTACGTGATGGTTACATCA TATTTTCCCTTGAAGGCATGGCTGTATCGAGAGGGATTTGCTCGCCTCTCAAGCACACGTTTCTCCCTGAGTAGTATTGATGACAAGT ATGTGCATCTCACTAATGTGGCTGTACAAAAAACAGCACCTGACTATGATCCAGAAAAA GGTTGTAAATGGAAGATACAGAAGCTCCGCAGGTACCTGACTGCAAAGCATGGAAGGCAGGCGGTGGAAACTCTGTTCAAAGAGATGGATAACATCTTCATCAGCAGCCTTCAAAGTGTGCAGAAGATCATTATAAATGACAAACACTGCTTTGAGCTCTATGGCTATGACATTTTGTTGGATGAGAGCCTCAAACC GTGGTTAATTGAAGTGAATGCCTCGCCATCACTTGCACCTAGTAGCCAGGAGGATTACGATATGAAGTACAGCCTGCTGGAAGACACTGTGAATATTGTGGATATGGAGGGAAG GTTGACTGGAAAGGAGAAAAGGGTGGGTGGATATGACCTCGTGTGGAATGACGGGCCTGTCTATAGCGAGGACGTCGACTCAGAAATATTTGGCTGTTCATGTTTAAAAGCCAACACATACTTGG GTTGTGTCAATGACAGGGAACACCAGTTAAATTCTCTCCTGAAAACATTTCCTGGCCAGAAAAGGACATAA